In Anaerolineales bacterium, one DNA window encodes the following:
- a CDS encoding ABC transporter permease produces MRIFDLALKDLSQVFRDKRSLLFLVAMPIAFTFFMGFAYKSGMENDATQDNRIPLGWVNNESDGFISQRLFDMLSNSDSARLVELAPEEVDESVRKGEVAGVLIVPVGYSRQVAAGEDAQLTLVTDTNSTNGQSLYQILRTSVTKLMSAVEIAQLSAEAVGKPNDASELNGSFASASQAWSEADSASLVKVEVAMEGAFPGNWYGDNPYNQASPGILVQFAIMGLVASGQILVQERKTRTLQRLMSTTMRPWEIVAGHTLAMFGIVFAQITLLVVFGQLALGVDYMRAPLGTLLVSVALSLWVAAMGLLIGTVVKDDSQVILFALMAMFIFSALGGTWFPLEVASGTFAAIGKVMPSAWAMTGYQNILMRGLGSDSARMPSLILLAYALGFFILAVWRFRKMNV; encoded by the coding sequence ATGAGAATTTTCGATCTTGCCCTCAAAGACCTTTCACAAGTGTTTCGCGACAAGCGGTCGTTGTTATTCCTCGTTGCGATGCCGATTGCCTTCACGTTCTTCATGGGCTTCGCGTATAAAAGCGGCATGGAAAATGATGCAACTCAGGACAACCGCATCCCGCTGGGATGGGTGAACAACGAATCCGATGGTTTCATATCGCAAAGACTGTTCGATATGCTCTCAAACTCCGATTCGGCCAGGCTGGTGGAACTCGCACCTGAAGAGGTGGACGAGTCGGTGCGCAAGGGCGAAGTGGCTGGAGTGTTGATCGTGCCAGTTGGGTACAGCAGGCAGGTAGCGGCGGGGGAAGACGCGCAATTGACTCTCGTCACCGACACCAATTCCACGAATGGACAATCCCTTTATCAAATCCTGCGGACCTCCGTTACGAAATTGATGAGCGCGGTGGAGATCGCACAGTTGAGCGCGGAGGCAGTCGGTAAACCGAACGACGCCTCGGAACTTAACGGGTCATTTGCTTCGGCATCCCAAGCCTGGTCTGAAGCGGACAGCGCGTCATTGGTCAAGGTGGAGGTAGCGATGGAAGGCGCGTTCCCCGGCAATTGGTACGGCGACAATCCATACAATCAGGCATCACCTGGGATTTTGGTGCAGTTTGCCATCATGGGGCTTGTGGCTTCGGGACAGATTCTGGTGCAGGAACGCAAGACGCGCACGCTTCAACGGCTAATGTCCACTACAATGCGCCCGTGGGAGATCGTCGCGGGACATACCCTGGCGATGTTCGGCATCGTGTTTGCCCAGATCACCTTGCTGGTGGTGTTCGGGCAGCTGGCCCTTGGCGTGGATTACATGCGCGCGCCGCTCGGCACGCTGCTCGTCTCCGTGGCGTTGAGTCTGTGGGTTGCGGCAATGGGATTGTTGATCGGCACGGTCGTGAAGGACGATTCGCAGGTGATTTTGTTTGCGCTCATGGCAATGTTCATCTTCTCCGCACTGGGCGGAACATGGTTCCCGCTGGAGGTCGCCAGCGGCACATTCGCCGCAATCGGCAAAGTCATGCCGTCTGCTTGGGCGATGACGGGCTATCAAAATATCCTGATGCGTGGTCTCGGCTCGGACTCGGCACGGATGCCGTCGTTGATCTTGCTGGCTTATGCGCTCGGGTTCTTTATACTGGCGGTCTGGCGGTTCAGGAAGATGAACGTGTAA
- a CDS encoding histidine kinase has protein sequence MIATQEDERRRVARELHDSTSQNLTSLIVGLRVMETNFANCTSISKATGLRDA, from the coding sequence GTGATCGCCACGCAGGAGGATGAACGCCGCCGCGTCGCGCGCGAACTGCATGACTCCACATCCCAGAATTTGACCTCTCTTATCGTTGGTCTGCGCGTCATGGAAACCAACTTTGCCAATTGCACGTCCATCTCCAAAGCCACGGGCTTACGCGATGCTTGA
- a CDS encoding metalloregulator ArsR/SmtB family transcription factor: MKKPSIPEISEKISMPLTAIASPQRIAILLAIGKGEACVCHLEAALGWRQAYISQHLMALRKADILQDRREGRYVYYRLKNASYLDLIIDSAALSGLSSETVHAIINTQTYPSCECPHCVPVLIPVTALKPKTT; the protein is encoded by the coding sequence ATGAAAAAGCCATCCATCCCCGAAATCTCCGAAAAAATCTCCATGCCGCTCACTGCCATCGCTTCACCGCAGCGCATTGCCATCCTGCTCGCCATTGGAAAAGGCGAAGCCTGCGTCTGCCACCTCGAAGCCGCGCTCGGTTGGCGGCAGGCGTATATTTCCCAGCATTTGATGGCATTACGCAAGGCGGATATTTTGCAGGATCGCCGCGAAGGGCGCTACGTCTACTACCGACTGAAAAACGCCTCTTATCTGGACCTGATCATTGACTCTGCGGCTCTAAGCGGACTCTCCTCCGAAACCGTTCACGCGATCATCAACACGCAAACCTACCCCTCGTGCGAGTGTCCGCATTGTGTACCTGTGCTAATTCCCGTCACAGCACTGAAACCGAAGACCACATGA
- a CDS encoding 4Fe-4S dicluster domain-containing protein: protein MALQPKDVLMRMQEDLQRALQKAPEDRRWGMVIDLRTCVGCHACTIACVAENKLPPGVVYRPVIEQERGTYPHVTRTFIPRPCMQCDEPPCVPVCPVDATYVDAEGVTVMDYDPCIGCRYCLNACPYSARTTDFGYAYVNDKETPVAEGLIVRRDAADDYERAANYEYGIAREHSGGFQSPVGNAKSCAASCSKK from the coding sequence ATGGCTCTGCAACCGAAAGACGTTCTTATGCGAATGCAGGAAGATCTCCAGCGCGCCTTGCAAAAAGCGCCTGAAGACCGCCGCTGGGGCATGGTCATCGACCTGCGAACATGTGTGGGGTGTCATGCCTGCACCATCGCCTGCGTGGCGGAGAACAAACTTCCGCCGGGTGTGGTCTATCGCCCGGTCATCGAGCAGGAGCGCGGCACGTACCCGCATGTGACACGCACGTTCATCCCGCGCCCGTGCATGCAATGTGATGAACCGCCCTGTGTGCCGGTCTGTCCGGTGGATGCGACCTATGTCGACGCGGAGGGGGTGACCGTGATGGACTATGACCCCTGTATCGGCTGTCGTTACTGCCTGAACGCCTGCCCGTACAGCGCGCGTACCACCGATTTTGGCTATGCCTATGTCAACGACAAGGAAACGCCGGTCGCGGAGGGGTTGATCGTCAGGCGCGATGCGGCGGATGATTATGAACGCGCCGCCAATTACGAGTACGGCATCGCACGGGAGCATAGCGGTGGTTTTCAGTCACCCGTGGGGAACGCGAAATCCTGCGCCGCCAGCTGCTCGAAAAAGTGA
- a CDS encoding transposase, whose protein sequence is MSKPTIKITRTIHSEQVLNAFMTVVRKNLPLELRNTRITAEDILYVLAYANVHRLSIESACLELQNAPSGNRLREVLAQSLPDRAGLQNRLNRIFHRQLHPSVWKCKRDFNVAIDLTLIPYHGQPYEDRKEIVRSAPKSGTTHFHGYATVSIVRDHRRYVVALRFIEHGEDMADIVRWLLKRLKTLKFRIRRVFLDKGFCSKPVFKVLDQHKVSFVTPIPVRGKSGGVRTLFQGKSRVTTYTFNSPKYGIYTVQAVVVQRYSKGRYGRHKSKWFAYAVSGLPSGILPAQVFELYRQRFGIESSYRQMNQVRARTSTRNPVIRLLLVGLAFVLFNLYIALRQNLASALKTPLESFNRFWLSLRRVAFLLSRAIERFWGATEVIQHQSCFVLS, encoded by the coding sequence ATGTCCAAGCCCACAATCAAGATTACCCGAACAATTCATTCCGAGCAAGTGCTGAATGCTTTCATGACGGTGGTTCGCAAGAACCTGCCGCTGGAATTGCGAAACACCCGGATCACTGCCGAAGATATCCTGTATGTGTTGGCATACGCCAATGTGCATCGTTTGAGCATTGAATCGGCTTGTCTGGAGTTGCAGAATGCGCCTTCGGGTAATCGTCTGCGAGAAGTATTAGCCCAGTCGCTGCCAGACCGAGCCGGTTTGCAGAACCGATTGAACCGCATCTTTCATCGGCAACTCCATCCCAGTGTATGGAAGTGCAAACGCGATTTCAATGTGGCGATTGACCTGACCCTGATCCCATATCATGGTCAGCCGTATGAAGACAGAAAGGAGATCGTACGCAGTGCACCCAAGTCTGGGACAACCCATTTTCATGGTTACGCCACGGTTTCGATTGTGCGGGACCATCGGCGCTACGTTGTGGCGTTGCGCTTCATCGAACATGGCGAGGATATGGCCGACATCGTCCGCTGGCTGCTGAAACGCCTGAAAACACTCAAATTTCGCATTCGACGGGTGTTTTTGGACAAAGGTTTCTGCTCCAAGCCGGTTTTCAAGGTTCTGGACCAACACAAGGTCAGTTTCGTAACGCCCATTCCCGTGCGTGGCAAGTCGGGCGGTGTGCGGACTTTGTTTCAAGGTAAATCACGTGTCACCACCTACACCTTTAACAGCCCAAAATATGGCATATATACAGTGCAGGCGGTGGTCGTCCAGCGCTATTCCAAAGGACGCTATGGACGACACAAGAGCAAGTGGTTTGCGTACGCCGTCTCCGGATTGCCCTCTGGCATTTTGCCTGCCCAGGTGTTTGAACTTTATCGTCAACGCTTCGGCATTGAGTCGAGCTACCGACAAATGAACCAGGTGCGCGCTCGAACTTCCACCCGTAATCCTGTCATCCGCTTGCTGCTGGTTGGTTTGGCTTTTGTCTTGTTCAATCTGTACATTGCCTTGCGCCAGAATCTGGCCTCCGCGCTTAAAACACCGTTAGAATCTTTCAATCGCTTCTGGCTTTCTTTGCGCCGTGTCGCTTTCCTGCTCAGTCGTGCCATTGAACGCTTCTGGGGTGCGACTGAGGTCATTCAACATCAATCATGTTTTGTGCTTTCGTGA
- a CDS encoding ABC transporter ATP-binding protein produces the protein MSFAIEVKNLKKSFGDLQAVQDASFKADSGEVLSLLGPNGAGKSTTISMLSGLLAPTGGDASIMGHSVTREPEAAKRSLGVVPQDIALYPDLSARENLVFWGKMYGLRGAMLKQRVDEVLEIIGLVDRQKDHIDKFSGGMKRRVNIGAALLHKPDVIIMDEPTVGIDPQSRRHILDNVKKLNRQGMTVLYTTHYMEEAAELSDHIAIMDKGRIIAYGTHDELIKLVGRETRIDITINAEGAKILEAWRATEGVSQTDNLDGKITVLVDDSNRVLPRLFDAASKADVRITSVDIQEPNLEAVFLHLTGRALRD, from the coding sequence ATGTCATTTGCAATCGAAGTCAAAAATCTCAAAAAGTCATTCGGCGATCTGCAAGCCGTGCAGGATGCGTCTTTCAAAGCGGACTCGGGTGAAGTGCTGAGCCTGCTCGGACCGAACGGGGCGGGGAAGTCCACCACGATCTCGATGCTCTCAGGCTTGCTCGCGCCGACTGGCGGCGACGCGTCCATCATGGGACATTCGGTCACGCGAGAACCCGAAGCCGCGAAGAGAAGTCTCGGCGTGGTGCCACAGGATATTGCGCTTTATCCTGATCTCTCGGCACGCGAGAATCTGGTTTTTTGGGGCAAGATGTACGGCTTGCGCGGTGCGATGCTAAAACAACGCGTGGATGAAGTGCTGGAGATCATCGGGCTGGTAGACAGACAAAAAGATCACATCGACAAGTTTTCGGGCGGGATGAAGAGGCGTGTCAACATTGGCGCGGCGTTATTGCATAAGCCCGATGTCATCATCATGGATGAGCCGACGGTGGGTATTGATCCGCAGAGCCGCCGTCACATTCTCGATAACGTCAAAAAACTCAACCGGCAGGGCATGACCGTGCTGTACACCACGCACTACATGGAGGAGGCCGCTGAACTCTCAGATCACATCGCCATCATGGACAAAGGCAGGATCATTGCGTATGGCACGCATGATGAGCTGATCAAGTTGGTCGGCAGGGAAACGCGCATTGACATTACGATCAATGCCGAAGGCGCAAAGATCCTTGAGGCGTGGAGGGCAACCGAAGGCGTCTCACAAACCGACAACCTGGATGGCAAGATCACCGTGTTGGTGGATGACTCCAATCGCGTCCTGCCGCGTCTGTTCGATGCCGCGTCCAAAGCTGATGTGCGCATCACGTCCGTGGATATTCAGGAGCCGAACCTTGAGGCGGTGTTCCTGCATCTCACGGGCAGGGCGTTGAGGGATTAA
- a CDS encoding ABC transporter permease: MKIFEIALKDLIRSTRSLFLIGMAFAAPLLITALIYFSFGSIASGDLSMPNISVGVVDMDVLPADSPLDAPLGENIRSMFFDKSVQSWIRASDYPNETTARAAVNAQEIGVAVIIPATFTEEYLIGKKDTVITILQDPTLSIGPTVARDMVTSLLDGVAGGGVAFKVLNERIEANGQVLDPATIPTFFEQYSSWYADFQRAMFHSPETAVLVVRSPAEKNDAGNNVQSMMGMIMSGQLIFFSFFTGAYAMMSILQESEEGTLARLFTTPTNRTTILAGKFLAVLFTVIAQGAVLLTAGRYLFNIHWGETGSFLLSFMGQMFASVGLAVLLVSFVKSSKQAGFVFGGALTTLGMISGLFTTNIQIAAFDLMGNFTPQGWVLKAWKLSLAGQPASELVIPFLVLMTMGIVMFAIGAAMFRRRFT, from the coding sequence ATGAAAATTTTTGAGATTGCCCTAAAAGACCTCATCCGTTCCACGCGCAGTCTGTTCCTGATCGGGATGGCTTTTGCCGCACCATTGTTGATCACCGCGCTAATCTATTTTTCCTTTGGCAGCATCGCCAGCGGAGACTTGAGCATGCCGAATATCAGCGTCGGCGTGGTGGACATGGATGTATTGCCCGCGGATTCTCCACTGGACGCGCCGCTAGGTGAGAACATCCGCAGTATGTTCTTCGACAAGAGCGTCCAGTCGTGGATTCGTGCCAGCGATTATCCCAATGAAACGACTGCAAGGGCAGCCGTGAATGCACAGGAGATCGGCGTGGCGGTCATCATCCCTGCCACATTTACAGAAGAGTATCTCATAGGAAAAAAAGACACGGTCATCACGATCCTGCAAGACCCGACCTTGTCCATCGGCCCGACAGTGGCAAGGGATATGGTCACCTCGTTGTTGGATGGCGTAGCGGGTGGCGGGGTGGCGTTCAAGGTGCTGAACGAGCGCATCGAAGCCAACGGACAGGTGCTCGACCCTGCGACCATCCCAACCTTTTTTGAACAATATTCCAGTTGGTATGCCGATTTCCAACGTGCGATGTTCCACTCGCCTGAGACAGCCGTCCTGGTGGTCAGGTCTCCTGCGGAGAAGAACGATGCGGGGAACAACGTCCAAAGCATGATGGGGATGATCATGTCGGGGCAGTTGATCTTCTTCTCGTTCTTCACGGGTGCGTACGCGATGATGTCCATTTTGCAGGAATCCGAGGAAGGGACACTGGCACGTCTGTTCACCACGCCGACAAACCGCACGACGATATTGGCGGGGAAGTTTCTGGCGGTGTTATTTACGGTGATCGCCCAAGGCGCGGTGTTGCTGACTGCGGGGCGTTACCTCTTCAACATCCACTGGGGCGAAACGGGTTCGTTTCTACTCAGTTTCATGGGGCAGATGTTCGCCTCGGTGGGCTTGGCTGTTCTGCTTGTATCGTTCGTAAAATCCAGCAAACAGGCGGGGTTCGTCTTCGGCGGCGCATTGACCACGCTGGGCATGATCAGCGGTCTCTTCACGACCAATATCCAAATCGCCGCATTCGACCTCATGGGCAACTTCACGCCGCAGGGCTGGGTACTCAAGGCCTGGAAACTTTCGCTGGCAGGTCAGCCTGCGAGTGAGTTGGTCATACCGTTCCTCGTGTTGATGACGATGGGCATTGTGATGTTCGCCATCGGTGCCGCAATGTTCAGGAGACGCTTTACTTAG
- a CDS encoding sensor histidine kinase yields the protein MPVNARTNPLTKVEQDYRLFTWFLTLVVFVMYILALTANSSLRQPLPFLFTTTLVLIHIYLHWQIEKVITTPKIFPAYSLIQGGLAFAICWLVGMEAMPFTLFMALIGESVGMFGLTRRALLASVFFLSLNMLSLNQLVGLATAGWALLGVIPILFLTLVYTILYKRQAEAREQAQNLADELESTNRQLAEYAAQVEDLSIANERQRMARELHDTLSQGLAGLILQLEAADAHLAHNRNDKARSIVGNAMEQARLTLADARCAIDDLRQPALDDLEAALRLEIDRFTNATGIPVRFHSDQTPPLPDPVKETLIRTLAESLTNIAHHAQARNVEVNLKMKDKGFSLTIQDDGQGFDPSAIPSGHYGILGIKERIRLVNGSFEIQSEKGKGTFLIITVPRSPSRSTPVGDG from the coding sequence ATGCCCGTTAACGCAAGAACCAATCCCCTCACCAAAGTCGAGCAGGATTACCGCCTCTTTACCTGGTTCCTGACACTGGTTGTTTTCGTCATGTACATTCTGGCACTGACGGCGAATTCATCTTTGCGTCAACCGTTGCCCTTTCTTTTCACCACAACACTCGTGTTAATTCATATCTACCTGCACTGGCAGATCGAAAAGGTCATCACAACTCCAAAGATATTCCCCGCATACAGTCTCATTCAAGGCGGGCTTGCATTTGCCATCTGCTGGTTGGTTGGTATGGAAGCCATGCCGTTCACCCTCTTTATGGCACTTATTGGTGAATCGGTCGGAATGTTTGGGCTGACCCGCCGTGCCTTGCTGGCTTCCGTGTTCTTTCTTTCGTTGAACATGCTCAGCCTGAATCAGTTGGTCGGGCTTGCCACAGCAGGTTGGGCATTGCTTGGTGTTATTCCGATCCTGTTCCTGACCCTCGTTTACACCATCCTCTACAAACGTCAAGCCGAAGCGCGCGAACAGGCGCAAAATCTTGCAGATGAACTCGAATCCACCAACCGCCAGCTTGCCGAATATGCCGCGCAGGTCGAAGACCTTAGCATTGCCAACGAACGTCAGCGCATGGCGCGTGAACTGCACGATACCTTGTCGCAGGGGCTGGCAGGCCTCATCCTGCAACTCGAAGCCGCCGACGCGCACCTTGCCCATAACCGCAATGACAAGGCTCGCTCCATTGTCGGCAACGCGATGGAACAAGCCCGCCTCACCCTCGCCGATGCACGCTGCGCCATTGACGATCTCCGCCAGCCCGCATTGGATGATCTGGAAGCCGCCCTGCGCCTCGAGATTGACCGTTTCACGAATGCCACAGGCATTCCCGTCCGCTTTCACTCGGATCAAACCCCGCCGCTGCCTGATCCTGTCAAAGAGACTCTTATCCGCACCCTGGCAGAATCCCTCACCAACATCGCGCATCACGCTCAGGCGCGGAACGTGGAGGTCAATCTCAAGATGAAAGACAAAGGCTTCTCGCTCACGATACAGGATGACGGTCAAGGGTTTGACCCGTCTGCCATCCCGTCGGGTCACTATGGGATTCTGGGAATCAAGGAGCGTATCCGTTTGGTGAATGGAAGTTTCGAGATCCAGAGCGAAAAAGGCAAAGGCACGTTTTTGATAATTACAGTTCCACGATCCCCTTCGCGAAGCACCCCTGTGGGAGATGGCTAG
- a CDS encoding LuxR C-terminal-related transcriptional regulator: protein MSEREQEVLKMVAFGHTSAEIAAQLSLSAKTVETYRARGMEKLGLRTRAALVKFALQEGLIKRDCSSNQVSDRRATLVIIFLALCTRMPSKITLEEARVQPSADLKP, encoded by the coding sequence TTGAGCGAACGTGAGCAGGAAGTGCTAAAAATGGTTGCATTTGGTCACACCAGCGCAGAGATTGCAGCACAACTCAGTCTGAGCGCCAAGACTGTGGAAACCTATCGCGCTCGTGGTATGGAAAAGCTTGGATTGCGTACGCGTGCCGCACTGGTTAAGTTTGCTTTGCAGGAGGGGTTGATAAAAAGGGATTGCTCAAGCAATCAGGTCAGTGATAGGAGAGCGACACTGGTTATCATCTTTTTGGCACTTTGCACAAGAATGCCCTCAAAAATCACTCTTGAAGAAGCCCGGGTTCAACCTTCCGCCGATCTGAAACCATAA
- a CDS encoding response regulator transcription factor: protein MIKLLIADDHLIIRQGLRLIIETENDFELIGEASDGNEALSLCKKLKPDVVLMDLRMPNMDGLTAIERLRLEQPEVAVVILTTFNEDELMLRGLQAGARGYLLKDTDRSTLFDTIRAAARGETLLKPEIMARVLSHANAPKAVSSESVNLTDRELEVLAAVARGERSKEIAVQLGISERTVKAHLANIYEKLGVDSRAAAIAIAAQRGLFGR, encoded by the coding sequence ATGATCAAACTCCTCATCGCCGACGACCACCTCATCATCCGCCAGGGACTCCGCCTAATCATCGAAACCGAAAATGATTTCGAGTTAATTGGCGAAGCATCCGACGGTAATGAGGCATTGAGTCTCTGCAAAAAACTCAAGCCTGATGTGGTTCTGATGGACCTGCGCATGCCCAACATGGACGGCTTGACCGCCATCGAACGACTGCGCCTCGAACAACCTGAGGTCGCCGTCGTCATTCTCACCACCTTTAATGAAGACGAACTCATGCTGCGCGGACTGCAGGCGGGCGCACGCGGTTATCTCCTCAAAGACACAGACCGTTCGACCTTGTTCGATACCATCCGTGCCGCAGCGCGCGGCGAGACATTGCTCAAGCCCGAGATCATGGCGCGTGTGCTTTCACACGCCAATGCGCCAAAAGCCGTGTCGAGCGAATCGGTTAACCTGACCGACCGTGAATTGGAAGTCCTTGCTGCGGTCGCGCGCGGCGAACGCAGCAAGGAGATCGCCGTCCAACTCGGTATTTCCGAGCGAACCGTCAAGGCGCATCTGGCAAATATTTATGAAAAGTTGGGGGTTGATTCACGCGCCGCCGCCATTGCCATTGCGGCGCAAAGAGGATTGTTTGGGAGGTAA
- a CDS encoding permease, with protein sequence MNNLLDLLSSGLGNLASYLAAHVLLCLLPAFYIAGAMTALIPKETITRFLGRNTPKYISYPASAVAGFLLAVCSCTVIPLFAGIYKKGAGLGPAITFLFVAPAVNVLALVYTGGILGMDLAIARLILSLAFGIGIGIIMALLFQRADAEHDAATDAMFAGKAAMRRAGIIFLLVLVFLLVAGTFQFGFLTQTYAELTLPIRGMDTFQNYLAGLIPFDASRGEDGVTAQGAFLIGMLVLIGLASWRGIENIFDGFNAWTWISTALVGLTLLIAALSLTPHASGLTLGFTGKFFGVLLSTLVLGWLLKTKLTEDETREFLWESWKFVKQIFPLLVFGVFAVGIIRELIEPEWIQSLAGQNTLLGNFIGVVFGVFMYFPTLVEVPIAQMFLSLGMHRGPLLAYLISDPELSLQSILITATIIGRFKAWVYVGWVALFSTLAGLIYGAWVDGAGISLVSLYLLIFICLLSGALWLVNRRNAHHLATAH encoded by the coding sequence ATGAACAATCTGCTCGACCTCCTCTCCAGCGGACTTGGCAACCTCGCTTCCTATCTCGCCGCCCACGTCCTGCTTTGCCTGCTGCCTGCTTTCTATATTGCGGGCGCAATGACCGCATTGATTCCAAAAGAAACGATCACGCGCTTTTTGGGACGCAACACGCCAAAATATATTTCCTACCCCGCCTCGGCGGTAGCGGGCTTCCTGCTTGCAGTTTGCTCCTGCACAGTCATCCCGCTCTTTGCAGGGATCTACAAAAAAGGCGCAGGGCTCGGACCTGCCATCACCTTCCTGTTTGTCGCACCTGCTGTCAACGTGCTGGCACTGGTGTACACGGGCGGCATCCTCGGCATGGATCTTGCCATCGCACGCCTCATCCTCTCGCTGGCGTTCGGGATCGGGATCGGCATCATCATGGCACTCCTCTTCCAACGCGCAGACGCCGAACATGACGCCGCAACCGACGCCATGTTCGCGGGTAAAGCCGCGATGCGCCGCGCGGGCATCATCTTTTTGCTGGTGTTGGTCTTTTTACTCGTGGCTGGCACCTTCCAATTTGGCTTCCTTACGCAAACCTACGCCGAACTTACCCTGCCCATCCGCGGCATGGACACATTCCAGAATTATCTCGCCGGTCTCATTCCCTTCGATGCCAGCAGAGGCGAAGACGGCGTTACTGCGCAGGGAGCGTTCCTCATCGGCATGTTGGTTCTGATCGGGCTGGCTTCGTGGAGAGGCATCGAAAACATCTTCGACGGCTTCAACGCCTGGACGTGGATTTCCACAGCACTGGTCGGCTTGACATTGCTCATCGCGGCACTCAGCCTGACTCCACACGCAAGCGGATTGACCCTCGGTTTTACAGGCAAGTTCTTCGGCGTCCTGCTTTCCACGCTTGTGTTAGGCTGGCTGTTGAAAACCAAACTGACCGAAGACGAGACGCGCGAATTCCTCTGGGAATCATGGAAGTTCGTCAAGCAGATCTTCCCGCTTTTAGTCTTTGGTGTTTTTGCTGTGGGCATCATCCGCGAGTTGATCGAACCCGAATGGATCCAATCACTGGCGGGGCAAAACACCCTGCTTGGCAATTTCATCGGTGTGGTCTTTGGCGTGTTCATGTACTTCCCAACGCTGGTCGAAGTGCCGATTGCACAGATGTTCCTCTCACTCGGTATGCATCGTGGACCCCTGCTCGCCTATCTCATTTCCGACCCCGAACTTAGTTTGCAAAGCATTCTCATTACCGCCACGATCATTGGTCGCTTCAAGGCTTGGGTCTACGTGGGTTGGGTGGCACTCTTCAGCACGCTGGCGGGGCTTATCTATGGCGCATGGGTGGACGGCGCGGGCATCAGTCTGGTCTCACTGTATTTGCTAATTTTTATCTGCCTGCTTTCAGGAGCGTTATGGCTGGTCAACCGCCGCAACGCTCATCATCTGGCAACAGCACACTAA
- a CDS encoding thioredoxin family protein, translated as MLTIKVLGSGCANCKRVEQIARKVVAELGIEADVIKVTDYNDIMTYNVLSTPGLVINEKLVSTGRIPAPAEVTTWVADALQTA; from the coding sequence ATGCTTACCATCAAAGTTCTCGGTTCGGGATGCGCCAACTGCAAACGCGTCGAACAGATCGCGCGGAAAGTCGTCGCGGAGTTGGGCATCGAAGCGGATGTCATCAAGGTGACCGACTACAACGACATCATGACCTACAACGTTCTCTCCACCCCGGGCTTGGTCATCAACGAAAAACTTGTTTCCACGGGCCGCATCCCCGCCCCCGCCGAAGTGACCACCTGGGTCGCTGACGCATTACAAACTGCATAA